One genomic segment of Hymenobacter psoromatis includes these proteins:
- a CDS encoding OmpH family outer membrane protein produces MKKLHLTFATALLIAGSFFAPSAQAQAPLKIGYTSVEYVLSQMPESKQIESDLKAYGTQLEAQVKSKQGEYQTKLEAYQKGASTMTPVIKADKEKELQTLGQSIQEFSQSAQQSMQQKQQGLLRPVLDKIQKTIDAVATDNGYTYILNSDSGSNPVLLHGPKDGDVSDIILKKMGITPTANAPAAPLTQAPRTTSTVPAAPQKKRK; encoded by the coding sequence GTGAAAAAACTTCACCTGACCTTCGCCACCGCATTGCTAATCGCCGGTTCATTTTTCGCTCCGAGCGCCCAGGCCCAGGCTCCCCTTAAAATTGGCTATACTAGCGTGGAATACGTGCTGAGCCAGATGCCCGAAAGTAAGCAGATTGAATCGGACCTGAAAGCTTATGGCACGCAGCTGGAAGCCCAGGTAAAGAGCAAGCAGGGCGAATACCAAACCAAGCTGGAAGCCTACCAGAAGGGCGCTTCGACGATGACTCCCGTCATCAAGGCTGATAAAGAAAAGGAACTGCAAACGCTAGGTCAGAGTATCCAGGAGTTTAGCCAGAGCGCTCAGCAGTCGATGCAGCAAAAGCAGCAAGGATTGCTGCGCCCGGTGCTGGATAAGATTCAAAAGACTATTGATGCCGTAGCCACGGACAACGGCTATACCTACATCCTGAATTCGGACTCGGGTAGCAACCCAGTGCTGCTGCACGGCCCTAAGGACGGCGACGTATCTGATATCATTTTGAAGAAAATGGGTATCACGCCGACCGCCAACGCACCGGCTGCGCCGCTCACCCAAGCGCCAAGAACTACCTCTACGGTGCCCGCTGCCCCGCAGAAGAAGCGCAAGTAA
- the bamA gene encoding outer membrane protein assembly factor BamA encodes MRKYLRSSHLFTLLLLLAALVARPAHAQEAATPPETDEPHKYELGGITVSGARSLDPNTLIGLSGLRIGDMINVPGDDIAKAIRKIWTQGILADISVGVARTEGNKIFLDFNVRERPRLSKFTFEGIPKGQADDIDKKIKLIRGKVVTDALLANTRTQVRKFYTNKGFLDTKVTIRQVADSALSNSVALKIDVDKGQKVRVHDIDFEGNKAFSDGKLAKQFKKTKARKPYKFLTPGKFQRSDFEDDKRKLVEFYNNQGYRDATIVSDTIERDDKGLIVKLKVDEGLKYYFRHITWNGNYLYDSKTLSSVLGIKPGTPYSKEILDKRLSYNPTGQDVTSLYMNDGYLFFNIDPVETKVEGDSIDIEMRISEGVQARVKDINIAGNTKTSDHVLRRTLRTLPGDKFNRELLIRSQREIATLGYFDPEKIGINPVPNQADGTVDINYTVVEKPSDQITLSGGWGGYAGFIGTVGLVFNNFSLRKASDIHNWTPVPAGDGQRLALNVQANGFQYQAYSFSFTEPWLGGRKPQSLSVSLNRSIVRYGSRFDASNNQSLKTNSITVGLGRQLRVPDDYFSLSNSLSYSQYNLKNYNVFPGFSTGTANNVTFNTTLARNSIDNPTYTRRGSSLSLSVSLTPPYSVFKGAHPDANEWVEFHKWMFDASWFTPLVGKLVLNTRAHFGYIGTYNKNRDPGPFERFKMGGAGLGYGGGGSFLVGTDYIGLRGYDDPNGAYAIPTAQANQSGGIAYNKYVAEIRYPVSLNPAATVYILSFAEAGNAVGTYSQYSPYKLYRSAGFGARIFMSAFGLLGFDYGRAFDTVVPPPGTTTAQDFNHFHFIIGQQIR; translated from the coding sequence ATGCGTAAATACCTACGCTCTAGCCATCTATTTACCCTGCTACTGCTGCTGGCCGCGCTGGTAGCCCGGCCGGCTCACGCGCAAGAAGCGGCTACCCCTCCCGAAACCGACGAGCCGCATAAGTACGAGTTGGGTGGTATAACGGTGAGTGGAGCCCGCTCCCTGGACCCCAATACGCTAATTGGCTTGTCGGGTTTGCGAATTGGAGACATGATAAATGTGCCGGGCGATGATATTGCCAAGGCCATCCGCAAAATCTGGACGCAAGGTATCCTGGCTGATATTTCGGTGGGGGTCGCGCGCACTGAGGGCAACAAGATTTTTCTGGACTTCAACGTGCGCGAGCGGCCGCGCCTCTCCAAGTTCACCTTTGAGGGCATTCCCAAAGGGCAGGCCGACGATATCGATAAGAAAATCAAGCTCATCCGCGGCAAAGTGGTGACCGACGCGTTGCTGGCCAATACCCGCACGCAGGTGCGTAAGTTCTACACTAACAAGGGTTTTCTGGACACCAAGGTGACTATTCGCCAGGTAGCCGACTCGGCGCTTTCCAACAGCGTAGCGTTGAAGATTGACGTGGACAAGGGCCAGAAAGTACGCGTCCACGACATTGATTTTGAAGGTAATAAAGCCTTCTCGGATGGGAAGCTGGCCAAGCAGTTCAAGAAAACGAAGGCTCGTAAGCCGTATAAATTCCTGACTCCTGGTAAGTTCCAGCGCTCTGATTTTGAGGATGATAAGAGGAAGCTGGTCGAGTTTTATAACAATCAGGGCTACCGCGACGCAACGATAGTATCGGACACGATTGAGCGCGATGATAAAGGGTTGATTGTGAAGTTGAAAGTAGACGAAGGGCTAAAATATTATTTCCGCCATATCACCTGGAATGGTAACTACCTCTACGATAGCAAAACGCTGTCTTCGGTGCTGGGTATTAAGCCGGGTACGCCATACAGTAAGGAGATTTTAGATAAGCGCCTGAGCTATAATCCTACTGGCCAAGATGTTACCTCGCTATACATGAACGATGGTTACCTGTTCTTCAACATCGACCCGGTAGAAACCAAAGTCGAAGGCGACTCGATTGACATCGAGATGCGCATTTCGGAGGGCGTGCAGGCGCGCGTAAAGGACATCAACATCGCGGGCAATACCAAGACCTCGGACCACGTGCTGCGCCGCACGCTACGCACGCTACCCGGCGACAAGTTTAACCGCGAACTGCTCATCCGCTCGCAGCGCGAGATTGCGACGCTGGGCTACTTCGACCCCGAAAAAATTGGAATTAACCCCGTGCCTAACCAAGCCGATGGCACCGTAGATATCAACTACACGGTGGTGGAGAAGCCTTCGGACCAGATTACGCTCTCGGGCGGCTGGGGTGGCTACGCGGGCTTTATCGGCACGGTGGGCCTGGTATTCAATAACTTCTCGCTGCGTAAAGCCAGCGACATTCACAACTGGACGCCCGTGCCGGCCGGCGATGGCCAGCGCCTGGCCCTGAACGTACAGGCCAATGGTTTTCAATACCAAGCGTACTCATTCAGCTTCACGGAGCCTTGGCTGGGCGGGCGCAAGCCGCAGTCGCTGTCGGTGAGCCTGAATCGGAGCATCGTGCGTTACGGCAGCCGGTTTGATGCTAGCAATAACCAGTCGCTCAAAACAAATAGCATCACGGTGGGCCTGGGCCGCCAGCTGCGGGTGCCCGACGATTACTTCTCGCTCAGTAACTCGCTCTCGTACAGCCAGTATAATCTAAAAAATTACAATGTGTTTCCGGGCTTCAGCACTGGTACGGCCAATAACGTCACGTTTAATACCACGCTGGCTCGCAATAGTATCGACAACCCGACCTATACCCGGCGGGGCTCGTCGCTGAGCCTGAGCGTGAGCCTGACGCCGCCCTACTCAGTATTTAAGGGGGCGCATCCTGACGCCAATGAGTGGGTCGAGTTTCACAAGTGGATGTTCGATGCTTCATGGTTTACGCCTCTCGTAGGCAAGTTGGTACTGAACACCCGCGCGCACTTCGGCTACATCGGCACGTATAATAAGAACCGTGACCCAGGACCGTTCGAGCGCTTTAAGATGGGGGGTGCGGGCCTGGGCTACGGTGGTGGCGGCTCGTTTCTGGTGGGCACCGATTACATCGGCCTACGCGGCTATGATGACCCCAACGGGGCTTACGCCATCCCTACGGCGCAAGCCAACCAGAGCGGCGGCATTGCCTACAACAAGTACGTGGCCGAAATTCGCTACCCCGTCAGCCTCAACCCGGCCGCTACGGTCTATATCCTAAGCTTCGCGGAAGCTGGCAACGCGGTGGGTACGTACAGCCAGTATAGCCCTTACAAGCTGTATCGCTCGGCGGGCTTCGGGGCGCGCATTTTTATGTCAGCATTCGGCCTGCTGGGCTTCGACTACGGTCGGGCCTTCGATACGGTGGTGCCACCGCCTGGCACTACTACAGCGCAGGATTTCAACCACTTCCACTTCATTATCGGCCAGCAGATTCGCTAG
- a CDS encoding DUF6089 family protein: MAVFRFSSTLPVALGLAGSAFFWATPALAQHTSEIGIGVGATNYKGEISPQLQWQNSRPALTVFYRQDISAPITARVGFTAGFLRAADANVEGVNGGVPPLQSYRQLRLSGGVVEVSGVAEYNFLDYHQRADQHRMHFSPYLFGGVALYYVNTTVRTDNAALQADFNRQGGKVGIAIPAGAGLKVALTEHFNVGLEMGVRKTFTDQLDHTGDQTPLLVNSHDQDWYYYSGVSLSYTFYKILCPLPYKHNKRLLK; this comes from the coding sequence ATGGCCGTTTTCCGGTTTTCTTCCACTCTCCCCGTCGCCCTTGGGCTGGCGGGGAGTGCCTTTTTTTGGGCTACCCCGGCCCTGGCGCAGCATACCAGCGAAATCGGTATTGGGGTAGGGGCTACGAACTACAAGGGCGAGATATCGCCACAGTTGCAGTGGCAAAACAGCCGCCCAGCCCTCACAGTATTTTACCGGCAGGATATTTCCGCGCCCATCACTGCGCGGGTGGGCTTTACGGCCGGATTTTTACGCGCCGCCGATGCCAATGTGGAGGGCGTGAACGGTGGTGTGCCGCCGCTCCAAAGTTACCGGCAACTACGTCTTTCGGGGGGGGTAGTGGAAGTGTCCGGCGTGGCGGAGTACAATTTTCTGGACTATCACCAGCGGGCCGACCAACACCGAATGCACTTCTCGCCTTACTTATTTGGTGGGGTAGCGCTCTACTACGTTAATACGACAGTACGCACCGACAATGCGGCGTTGCAGGCCGACTTCAACCGGCAGGGTGGCAAAGTAGGTATTGCCATTCCGGCCGGCGCGGGCCTCAAAGTAGCGCTTACCGAGCACTTCAACGTAGGCCTGGAGATGGGCGTGCGCAAGACGTTTACGGACCAGCTTGACCATACTGGCGACCAGACGCCACTACTAGTTAACAGCCACGACCAGGATTGGTACTACTATTCGGGCGTCAGCCTGTCGTACACCTTTTACAAAATCCTGTGCCCGCTGCCTTATAAGCACAATAAAAGACTGTTAAAGTAA
- a CDS encoding isoprenyl transferase, protein MAERSAIDLSNIPAHVAVIMDGNGRWAKQRGGLRVFGHQSAITAVRDTVEEAAELGVHYLTLYAFSTENWNRPALEVMALMQLLVHTIRQETSTLLKNSVRLQAIGETTSLPANCQRELAEATELTKGGTRMTLVLALSYSGRWDLTQAARRLAADVAAGRLQPGDITEATLPTYLATAGIPDPELLIRTSGEQRISNFLLWQLAYTELYITPVLWPDFRRSHFRDALLAYQGRERRFGKTSEQLTIS, encoded by the coding sequence ATGGCCGAACGGTCCGCAATTGACCTCTCTAATATTCCTGCCCACGTGGCCGTTATCATGGATGGTAACGGGCGCTGGGCAAAGCAGCGGGGCGGCCTGCGCGTGTTTGGGCACCAAAGTGCGATTACGGCGGTGCGCGACACGGTGGAGGAAGCCGCTGAACTAGGGGTGCACTACCTCACACTTTACGCTTTCTCGACCGAAAACTGGAACCGCCCGGCCTTGGAGGTAATGGCGCTCATGCAACTACTTGTGCACACTATTCGCCAGGAGACCAGTACGTTGCTGAAAAATAGCGTACGCCTGCAAGCCATTGGCGAAACGACCAGTCTGCCGGCTAACTGCCAACGCGAGCTGGCCGAGGCCACTGAGCTGACTAAGGGCGGCACTCGCATGACGCTGGTGCTGGCCCTAAGCTACAGCGGCCGCTGGGACCTAACGCAGGCTGCCCGTCGCCTAGCGGCCGACGTAGCGGCCGGGCGGCTCCAGCCGGGTGATATCACCGAAGCTACCTTACCTACCTACCTGGCAACCGCCGGTATCCCCGACCCCGAACTGCTGATTCGGACCAGCGGCGAGCAGCGCATCAGCAACTTTCTGCTTTGGCAGCTGGCTTATACCGAACTTTATATTACTCCCGTGCTGTGGCCCGATTTCCGGCGCAGCCACTTTCGTGATGCTCTATTAGCCTACCAGGGCCGGGAGCGTCGCTTTGGCAAAACCAGCGAGCAGCTGACGATATCCTGA
- a CDS encoding RluA family pseudouridine synthase, which translates to MLPPSPYPPADPELEPDDTDGGDELYEHHRIVADRGQELLRLDKFLLNRLANASRTKIQDAIRAEAVQVNGRVTKPNYRVRPADVITITLPEPPRTGKVIPQEMPLDICYEDADLLLVNKPAGLVVHPAYGHWEGTLVNGLAYHLENLPTGRNGEIRPGLVHRIDKDTSGLLVVGKTDWAMTHLSQQFFYHTIERSYLALVWGAFEENEGTVRGHIGRSLRDRKVQAVYPDGEQGKAAVTHYRVLRRYGPVTLLECRLETGRTHQIRVHMQHIGHPLFSDATYGGDRIRAGQATGTYKAFVENCFALLSRQALHARSLGFTHPSTGAHQYFEVELPADFAAALAKWETWAESH; encoded by the coding sequence ATGCTGCCTCCTTCCCCCTACCCCCCCGCCGACCCTGAGTTGGAGCCGGACGATACCGACGGGGGCGATGAGCTGTATGAGCATCATCGCATCGTGGCCGACCGCGGCCAGGAATTGTTACGCCTCGATAAATTTCTGCTCAACCGGCTGGCTAACGCCTCGCGTACCAAGATTCAGGATGCCATTCGGGCCGAGGCAGTGCAGGTGAACGGCCGCGTGACCAAGCCTAACTACCGGGTGCGGCCCGCCGATGTGATTACCATCACGCTGCCCGAGCCGCCGCGCACGGGTAAGGTTATTCCGCAGGAAATGCCTCTGGATATTTGCTACGAGGATGCCGACCTGCTGCTGGTGAACAAGCCCGCCGGGCTGGTAGTGCATCCCGCCTACGGGCACTGGGAAGGAACGCTGGTCAACGGCCTCGCCTATCACCTCGAAAACCTACCTACTGGTCGTAACGGCGAGATTCGGCCCGGCCTGGTGCACCGCATCGATAAGGATACGTCTGGCCTGCTGGTAGTGGGTAAGACGGACTGGGCTATGACGCACCTCTCGCAGCAGTTTTTTTACCATACCATCGAGCGTAGCTACCTGGCGCTGGTGTGGGGCGCGTTTGAAGAAAACGAAGGTACCGTGCGCGGGCACATCGGCCGCAGCCTGCGCGACCGCAAGGTGCAGGCGGTGTACCCTGACGGCGAACAGGGCAAGGCCGCCGTGACGCACTACCGCGTGTTGCGCCGCTATGGCCCCGTTACCCTACTGGAATGCCGCCTCGAAACCGGACGCACCCACCAGATTAGGGTCCACATGCAGCATATAGGCCACCCGCTGTTTAGCGACGCTACCTATGGGGGTGACCGCATCCGGGCGGGGCAGGCTACGGGGACGTACAAGGCTTTTGTGGAGAACTGCTTCGCGCTGCTGTCCCGCCAAGCGCTGCACGCCCGCTCACTGGGCTTCACCCACCCCTCCACGGGCGCGCACCAGTACTTTGAAGTCGAGCTGCCCGCCGATTTTGCCGCTGCGCTGGCCAAATGGGAAACCTGGGCCGAGAGCCACTAG
- a CDS encoding DUF6089 family protein, whose product MTKIFTYSTALLAGLALLGSAQRADAQQFSKRKQYTSIGVSLNAMNYFGDLNPATNFASFHAGDTRPNIGVNITHRFFPRVSGRFAVAYGRITADDNTNANRDDANARYRYTRNMNFRNDIYEASAVMVVDLIENRNNYLKRPDFVPFLFVGVAGFHHSPQGKDQNGNYVDLQSLKTEGKDYSKFQFSIPFGAGVRYRINRQLDASFEVGFRKTFTGYLDDVSGNYANLSNATAPAQYFGGYGGGNAPGGITNTSTGVAGGFLPGAKRGQGKTDWYTVTGFSLNYILNPKIKNPKFR is encoded by the coding sequence ATGACTAAGATTTTCACCTATTCTACCGCCCTGCTCGCGGGGCTCGCGCTATTAGGTTCGGCGCAACGAGCGGATGCCCAGCAGTTCAGTAAGCGTAAGCAATACACTTCTATCGGAGTGAGCCTGAACGCGATGAACTACTTCGGTGACTTGAACCCAGCGACCAATTTCGCGTCGTTTCACGCCGGTGATACCCGCCCCAATATTGGAGTGAACATCACACATCGCTTCTTTCCGCGCGTTTCGGGCCGTTTCGCCGTTGCCTACGGCCGCATTACGGCCGATGACAATACGAACGCGAACCGGGACGACGCTAACGCCCGCTACCGCTACACGCGGAATATGAACTTCCGCAACGATATCTATGAAGCTTCCGCCGTGATGGTAGTAGACCTCATCGAGAACCGCAACAACTACCTTAAGCGCCCAGACTTTGTTCCTTTCCTATTCGTTGGGGTAGCGGGCTTCCACCACAGCCCACAGGGCAAGGACCAGAACGGAAACTATGTAGATTTGCAGTCCCTCAAAACGGAGGGTAAGGATTACAGCAAATTTCAGTTTTCCATTCCCTTCGGGGCCGGCGTGCGCTACCGCATCAACCGGCAGCTAGATGCGTCGTTTGAAGTTGGTTTCCGCAAAACCTTCACCGGCTACCTGGATGATGTGAGCGGTAATTATGCTAATTTATCTAACGCAACGGCTCCTGCACAATATTTTGGCGGTTATGGCGGTGGTAACGCGCCGGGTGGCATCACCAATACCTCGACTGGGGTAGCGGGGGGCTTCCTCCCCGGTGCCAAGCGTGGGCAGGGCAAGACGGACTGGTACACCGTTACCGGCTTCTCGCTCAACTATATTCTGAATCCGAAAATTAAGAACCCTAAGTTCCGCTAA
- a CDS encoding NAD kinase, whose product MKIAILGKPFDPAATPFIQGLFDELAARQTEILVVESFHEFISSRLRLPPGTHTFRRGDSLRGTQFVLSIGGDGTLLDTVTYVGALQIPILGINTGRLGFLAPINPDYIPQAIEALFRGHFTLEDRSLLRLDTDPDVFGQLNFALNEFSILKRDTSSMIVVHTYINGEYLNSYWADGLVVSTPTGSTGYSLSCGGPVMLPQTNNFIIAPVCPHNLNVRPLIVSDQSIISFEIEGRATNYLLALDSRSMPVEASVQIAVRRENFNARLVKLNHVNFLSTLRNKLNWGLDRRNPATTLQLK is encoded by the coding sequence ATGAAAATTGCCATCTTGGGCAAGCCCTTCGACCCCGCGGCTACTCCCTTCATTCAGGGCCTATTTGATGAGCTAGCGGCCCGCCAAACCGAGATTTTGGTGGTCGAGTCGTTTCACGAATTTATTTCCTCTCGCCTGCGCCTACCCCCTGGCACCCACACCTTTCGGCGCGGCGACTCGTTGCGCGGCACACAATTTGTGCTCAGCATCGGCGGCGATGGTACGCTACTCGACACAGTTACCTACGTTGGAGCTTTGCAAATTCCTATTCTTGGCATTAACACCGGGCGGCTGGGCTTCCTAGCACCCATTAACCCCGACTATATTCCGCAGGCCATCGAAGCGTTGTTTCGCGGCCATTTCACCTTGGAAGACCGCAGCCTGCTCCGCCTCGATACCGACCCCGACGTATTTGGGCAGCTGAATTTCGCGCTGAACGAATTTAGTATTCTGAAGCGCGATACTTCCTCCATGATTGTTGTGCATACCTATATCAATGGCGAGTACTTAAATTCTTACTGGGCCGATGGGCTCGTGGTGTCAACGCCCACCGGCTCAACGGGCTACTCGCTGAGCTGCGGCGGCCCGGTGATGCTGCCGCAAACCAACAATTTTATCATTGCTCCCGTATGCCCCCACAATTTGAACGTTCGCCCGCTCATCGTATCTGACCAAAGTATCATTTCATTCGAGATAGAAGGCCGGGCCACCAACTATCTGCTCGCCCTCGACTCGCGCTCCATGCCCGTCGAGGCCAGCGTGCAGATTGCCGTCCGCCGCGAGAACTTCAACGCCCGCCTCGTTAAGCTTAATCACGTCAATTTTTTGAGCACGCTGCGTAACAAGCTTAATTGGGGCCTCGACCGCCGCAATCCGGCTACTACGCTACAATTGAAATAG
- a CDS encoding tetratricopeptide repeat protein → MPFKPWKPLLLTALAVGAGATAATAQNVASAQKAIELGRYNEARADLRGNTSPEANFELGRIYQKRDIADSASYYFNKAAGPTPFGMIAEGRALLAKGSNAEADAKFDAAAKATKNKDAKVLTMIAQAYGESDVKDITRALTYEKAAEAANKGKDNPELMIARGDIYLHSDQGGGEAMSSFDRATAADANNAEAYYKKGVLNVRSRNGAGAKENLDKAIALNPNYAPAYKELAEMYYSAGQYPKALETFQQYQTKAEKSSDTDAEYASFLYLTKKYPESLAEINKVLVVEPNNLTMNRLKAYTLYETSDYAGATTAMDQYMKIAPADKIIPEDYSYQAKILLKSGRSDEALSVLQKAISLTADPDKKADLQNDLATAYMAKKDYPAAIKIYTDKLKTPQGDLTDQFRLASAYNNNKQYVKADSVYGIITTAKPTYAPAWQARAQANFYQDTDSKQGLAKPYYEKYIEIASTDPEKYKSGLVEANNYLGYYNLQKGDKPTASTYYEKVLAIDPTNKDATNAMKIIKGVPARKATPIRKK, encoded by the coding sequence ATGCCTTTTAAGCCTTGGAAACCGCTGCTGCTGACCGCCCTCGCCGTAGGGGCCGGCGCTACGGCCGCCACCGCCCAAAACGTAGCTTCCGCCCAAAAAGCCATTGAGCTGGGTCGCTATAATGAGGCCCGTGCCGACTTGCGCGGTAATACTAGCCCCGAAGCCAATTTTGAGCTGGGCCGCATTTACCAGAAGCGCGACATTGCCGATTCGGCCAGCTACTACTTCAATAAGGCCGCCGGTCCTACCCCCTTTGGGATGATAGCTGAGGGCCGGGCACTGCTCGCTAAAGGCAGTAACGCCGAAGCCGACGCCAAGTTTGACGCCGCCGCCAAAGCCACCAAGAATAAGGATGCCAAGGTGCTGACCATGATTGCGCAGGCCTACGGTGAGTCGGATGTGAAGGACATTACCCGCGCCCTGACCTACGAGAAAGCTGCTGAAGCTGCCAACAAAGGCAAGGACAACCCGGAGTTGATGATTGCCCGTGGCGACATCTACCTGCACTCGGACCAGGGCGGCGGCGAAGCCATGAGCAGCTTTGACCGCGCTACCGCTGCTGATGCCAATAACGCCGAAGCCTACTATAAAAAGGGTGTGCTGAACGTGCGCAGCCGCAACGGAGCCGGCGCGAAGGAAAACCTGGACAAGGCTATTGCGCTCAACCCCAACTATGCGCCGGCTTATAAAGAGCTGGCGGAGATGTATTACTCAGCTGGCCAGTATCCGAAGGCCCTAGAGACTTTTCAGCAGTACCAGACTAAAGCAGAGAAGTCGTCTGACACCGATGCGGAATACGCCTCGTTCTTGTACCTGACTAAGAAGTACCCCGAGTCGTTAGCGGAAATCAACAAGGTACTGGTAGTGGAGCCTAACAACCTGACGATGAATCGCCTAAAGGCTTACACCCTGTACGAAACCAGCGATTATGCTGGCGCTACTACGGCAATGGACCAGTACATGAAAATAGCGCCAGCCGATAAGATTATCCCGGAAGACTATTCATACCAGGCCAAGATTTTACTGAAGTCGGGCCGGAGCGACGAAGCCCTTTCGGTGCTACAAAAGGCTATTTCGCTAACTGCCGACCCGGATAAGAAGGCCGACCTGCAAAATGACCTTGCTACTGCCTACATGGCGAAGAAGGATTATCCGGCGGCTATCAAAATCTACACCGATAAGTTGAAGACGCCGCAAGGCGACCTCACCGACCAATTTCGCTTAGCTAGTGCCTATAATAACAATAAGCAGTACGTGAAGGCCGATAGCGTATACGGCATCATCACCACGGCCAAGCCTACTTACGCGCCGGCTTGGCAGGCTCGGGCCCAGGCCAATTTCTACCAGGATACCGATTCAAAGCAAGGACTGGCTAAGCCTTATTACGAAAAATATATCGAGATAGCCAGTACCGACCCCGAGAAGTATAAGAGCGGTTTGGTTGAGGCAAATAACTACCTAGGGTACTACAACCTGCAAAAGGGTGATAAGCCCACTGCCTCAACGTACTACGAGAAAGTGCTAGCTATCGACCCGACCAACAAGGACGCTACCAACGCGATGAAAATCATCAAAGGTGTACCAGCTCGTAAAGCGACGCCGATTCGCAAGAAATAA
- a CDS encoding OmpH family outer membrane protein: MTTHVARYLLALLLLGAFVPARAQKFGYIDTEFIMSKMPEYAQAQTELSKLTETWQKEIEVQKKDLDKLYRNYQAEEVVLTEAMKKSRQEEILKKEQEIKAYESKQFGYEGQLFKKRVELNKPAQDKIFDAVEKVVKLRKLDFMFDRNGDLTMLYANPTHDYTEFVLEELGLGSPTRNQPGPKGPVKTVMPPKTPTASTDPAFETDSGAGDDVKAPVDKATKAKPGRTP; encoded by the coding sequence ATGACCACCCACGTTGCTCGTTATCTGCTGGCACTGCTGTTGCTGGGGGCTTTCGTCCCGGCCAGGGCGCAGAAATTCGGCTACATCGACACCGAGTTCATTATGAGCAAGATGCCGGAATACGCCCAAGCCCAGACGGAGCTAAGCAAGCTGACCGAAACCTGGCAGAAAGAGATTGAAGTCCAGAAAAAAGACCTCGATAAGCTTTATCGTAACTACCAAGCGGAGGAAGTGGTGCTGACCGAGGCCATGAAAAAGAGTCGTCAGGAAGAAATTCTCAAAAAAGAGCAGGAAATAAAAGCTTACGAAAGCAAGCAGTTTGGTTACGAGGGTCAGCTTTTCAAGAAGCGCGTGGAGTTGAACAAGCCCGCGCAGGACAAGATTTTTGATGCCGTGGAGAAAGTTGTGAAACTCCGTAAATTGGACTTCATGTTTGACCGCAACGGCGACCTGACCATGCTCTACGCTAATCCTACGCACGACTACACGGAGTTTGTGCTCGAAGAACTGGGCCTAGGTAGCCCTACCCGCAACCAACCCGGCCCGAAAGGCCCAGTGAAAACGGTGATGCCGCCTAAGACGCCTACCGCCAGCACCGACCCAGCCTTCGAAACGGATTCGGGCGCGGGCGATGATGTTAAAGCGCCAGTGGACAAGGCCACAAAAGCCAAGCCGGGCCGAACGCCTTAG